CCATCACGGCCAGAATGAGCACCGGATTATCGCTGACTATATTGCCGGAATGACCGACGGCTTTGCTCAGCGCCTTTATGGCAACCTGTTCCATCCGGCCAGCGACTGGAAGCTTGGTCCCACCGTTTAACTTTTCCCGTAATGCCGTTCGTAGACACCGGGCGGCATCTGGCTGATTTGAAAATCAATCATCCGGTCAAACGTGTTGAGCAGCGGCTGAAATTTGTTACTTTCACCTTCAATCTGGCTCAGCGCTTCATAAGCTGCCTCTACCGTCGACAAGCCAGATGCTTTAGGTGATTTTCGGATCCGGTAATTGCCTGCCAAAGCGGCTTCAAGGCGAACACAGGGTAATGCTTGCAGATTTGCGGAGAGCTGCCAGATTTTGTAGGCCTTCTTCCAGGTTCCATCCAGCAGGATTAAAGTCGTCCGTTGCTGAGGGCTGCACTCAGCAGCCCATTGCGAAATGGAAGCTGCGCCCTCCCCCGGATACAGCACAGCCGCACGTCGCGCCGGATCCGACAACAATGTGTTGATTTCATCATGCTTGCTGAAATCCTCGCCCACCCAGAGCCGGGCATTGGGCAATGACAAAGTCAGGATTCGCGCCGTCCCAAGAGGCTGTTTTACTTCAGACGGATGTTGCAATATCCACAGTTCAGTTCTAGCATCAACATTTTCTATCCACTGGCAAATACAGGCTTTTGCAGCTTTGCCACAGCGCTCACAGTAGCGGCTCATTGAGGTGCCCTTGTTGTCACGATCTTTGTTTCTGTCATTGTTAGCTATCAGTCTGCTCACTATCTTTGCCCAGCTTGCACCGGTTCATCCGTTCCTTGAATGGGATCGGCAGGCAATTGCATCCGGACAATGGTGGCGGATCCTAACAGGAAATATTACACATACCAATTGGCCTCACCTCGCGATGAATCTGGCCGGCCTGGCCATTTTGACCCAGCTGTTCCGGTTTCACCTGACCACAGCCAGACTAGTCACAATTTTGTTTGCACTCGGTATCATTGTCGGACTGTCTTTGTTTTTCACTGAACTGGAGCGTTATGCCGGGCTCTCTGGGATACTCCATGGTCTGTTTATCTGGGGCGCCTGGCAGGATATTCGTCAGCACCGCTCGGGCGGAAAACTCTTACTGGCCGCAGGCTTTGTCAAGGTCGGCTGGGATATTGTCACAGGAGGCTCTGCTGAAACAGCTTCTCTCATTCAGGCTAGCATCGCAGTTGAAGCCCATCTGGCTGGTGCATTGGGCGGGCTGGCGCTGGCCTATACGTTCGATAAAATTCAATCCCACCGCTCTGTAAGCCAGCACTGAAACGTTGCAAGGGGAGCAAATGCCCCCCTTACAAGATAGCAGCGTATATATTCAGCTCATCAGAGCTGAATTCTGTCGCGATTTTTCTCTACAGTCGATGCCCCAATCCCTTTCACTTTGCTCAGGTCATCTGCTGTCGAAAACTCACCATGCTGATCACGATACTCAATAATACTCCGAGCCTTATCAGGTCCGACACCCAGTAATAATTTATCCAGTTCCTCTGCATTGGCAGTATTGATATTCACAACGATTTCAATCCCTTCATGCGTATCCGTGGCATCAGCCGTGCCAGATATCACCAGGCTTGAAGCCAACATCAGTAGCGCAATTGAATTCTTCATTGGTTCTCCTTATCGATTGTTCGGCAAGAAGAATAATGAAATTTACAAGCAGGAAAACGGCACCATTAATTTCTGGTCCAAAAAAACGACGGGCCGCACATGGCGGCCCGTTAATACAATAATCAATTACATTTACTGTGCAGTTGCATCCAGAACCGGATACGTCACTTTCGCGTCTGCACGCAGCACATCCAGTAACGCCATCACATCCTGCTGAGCATTCATCTGTGCCAGTTGTTCTGCCATCGGACCATTTGATTTCGCAGGCTCAACCTCTAGCTCTGTCACTTTATCCAGCGCAATAATCACAACATTGCCCTGCTGATCATGCGTCACGCCGTAGACAGTTTTTCCGTCTTCTGGTTTCGCCAAGGCAAAAGCCTTTTGCGTCAGGACAGGATCACTGCCGCGACGATTCAGCGTCTGAGGCTCAGAGAAACTCAGGTCTTGCTGCTCCAGAATATTAATGTCTCCCTGACGTAATGCCGCCAGAATCTCATCTGCCTGCTTCTCAGCCGCTGCTTCGCCACGTTGTTGCGCCAGTTGTTCATGCACCTGTCCGGACACTTCCTCAAACGCCAGCAGTTGCTCAGGACGCGCCTCATCGACACGAACAACGATCACATGCTCTGGCCCCAGTTCAATAACTTCAGAGTTCAGACCATCTTCACGGACTTCCGGTGTATTCAGAGCCTGCACGACTGCTGGAGTCGCCAGTACACCCTGAGCATTATTCAGCGCAAAGAAATCAGTTTTCTGTACCTTGGCATTCACGGCTTTCGCGGCGTCATCCAGAGAATCCGGCATTTCAAATGCAGTTTCAGCCAGTTTCGTCTGCTGCTGGTAGAATGCTTCGGCTGCTTTCTGATCACGCAGATCGGCCAGCAGATCTTCACGAACATCAGCAAAAGGCTTCGCCGTTGGCGCTTTCACACCCTCAAGCTGAATAATGTGATAGCCAAAAGAAGACTTCACGACATCAGAGACATCACCGTTGTTCTTCAGGCCAAATGCCGCCTCTTCAAACGCCGGATCCATCACACCACGCTCAAACCAATCCAGTTCACCGCCTTGTTTGGCACTGAAGGTATCATCAGATTTCGCTTGCGCCACTGCAGCAAAATCAGCACCACCTTTCAGCTCGGCCAGAATCGCATCAGCTTTGCTCTTTGCTTCAGCATCATCACCCTGAATCAGAATATGACGCACATGACGTTGCTCAGGCTTAGAGAATTTAACCAGATTGTCCTGATAATAAGTCTTCAGCTCATCTTCGCTTACCGCCATAGTATTTTTCAGCGAATTGCCGGATAACTCGATATAAGACACCTTCACCTGCTCCGGACGAGTAAACTCCAGTGCATGCTGTTGATAATAGGCTTGGCTGTCTTCTTCGCTGATCTCAACGTTCTTTTTAAACGTTTCCAGATTCAGTGTCAGGCTGCGCACTTCACGTTGCTGCTGCTCCAGTTGCTGTAACTGCGCCAGTTCATTCTTCAGTGCAAAATCACTTCCCTGAATGGCTGTCAGCAGTTGCTGACGCAACATATTGGTGCGCATGTACTCTGCAAATTGGTCAGGCGTAAAGCGAGAACGACGCAACACAGAGGTGTAAACATCGTTATCAAACTGGCCGTCACGCTGGAATTCAGGCATTGCACGAATCGCCTTTTTCACCTGATCGTCGCTGATACGCAGTCCCAGCGTATTAGCTCGCTGTTCAATCAGTGCATCGTTCACCAGACGATCCAACACACTGCGACGAAACTGCTGCACATAGCCAGGATCACCCATCAGGGTTGAGAAATAATCACCCAGCTGCGACTGCATACGGTTACGTTCGTTTTGATATGCCTCTTCAAACTGACGCTGACTGATTTCCTCGCCATCAATCTTTGCCGCTACAGGCTGATTAGAATTTGCCAGATAACTGCCTACACCGGCAAAGACAAAAGAAAATATGATTAGGGAAAGAATAATCTTTACCCAAATACTGCTTACGCCTTCGCGCATTCGCTCCATCATAACGTGCCGTATCTCCTAGTTGTTCGAGCTGGCAATAATGGTTGGCCGTGATTCATTCTGAACCACAATCCATTCACCCTGATACAAATTAAAAAAAGCGCATCACTACGATGCGCTCTCGTGTTACGCAATCATGCCATGATATGACACTATGCGTAAGGTTTTGTTCATTACAACTGCTGGCAATAATGCCAAATTAGTTGACAGAATCTTTCAGCGCTTTACCTGGTTTGAAACCTGGTACACGGGCTGCTGCGATTTGGATTTCTTCACCTGTCTGTGGGTTGCGGCCAGTACGGGCAGCACGCTCACGAACAGAGAAAGTACCAAAACCAACCAGAGCAACTTGCTCGCCTTCCTTCAGAGACTCAGATACAGCCTCAATGAAAGCGTCCAGCGCACGGCCAGCAGATGCTTTAGAAATGTCAGCACCTTCGGCGATTTTATCAACCAACTGAGTTTTGTTCACGATTTCTTCCCCTCTATGAACATTGTCTTCCTGACAACAGCATAATCTAAACTTTACACTGTGACGGCAAAGGACAATCAAAAAGTTGTATCAGGTCTAATTTATCAGGTCATGATGACGCTGAACAGGGCTGTAAGCCTTGTTATTATTGAGCTTGCAGCAAATCAGACTCCACTTATAGCCAGACAGAAAAAGGCTGACAAGCGATTTCAATCACAGTCAGCCCCTTACATGTGCTAATTTTGCTGCATATCACTGTTTTGAGCGTTTACAAGCTCAATCCCAGTGGGGTTATTTTCCAGAGCAATCCGCAGAACATCGTCAATCCAGCGGACCGGACGCACTTCCAGATCAGCAATCACGTTGTCAGGAATCTCTTCCAGATCACGCTCGTTCTCTTTCGGAATCAGCACCGTTTTAATGCCGCCACGATGAGCTGCCAGCAGCTTCTCTTTCAGGCCACCAATTGGCAGTACTTCACCGCGCAGGGTAATTTCCCCCGTCATCGCAACATCACTGCGAACCGGATTCCCCGTCAGACTCGAAACCAATGCTGTGCACATTGCAATACCAGCACTCGGGCCATCTTTTGGTGTTGCACCTTCAGGCACGTGGACATGAATGTCGCGTTTCTCATAGAAATCACTGTTGATTCCCAGCTTTTCAGCACGAGTACGAACCACTGTCATTGCAGCCTGAATGGACTCCTGCATGACATCGCCCAATGAACCCGTATAGGAAAGCTTCCCTTTACCCGGCATTGACTCAGTTTCAATCGTCAGCAGATCGCCGCCAACTTCGGTCCATGCCAGACCGGTCACCTGGCCAACACGGTTGCTTTCTTCCGCTTTACCGAAATCAAAACGCTGGACACCCAGATACTGCTTCAGATTACTCTGATTAATCGTGACTTTCTTCACTGCCGGATTCAACAGGATTTCTTTCACCGCCTTACGGCACAGCTTAGAAATTTCGCGTTCCAGACTCCGCACACCCGCTT
This DNA window, taken from Photobacterium sp. CCB-ST2H9, encodes the following:
- a CDS encoding tRNA-uridine aminocarboxypropyltransferase; translation: MSRYCERCGKAAKACICQWIENVDARTELWILQHPSEVKQPLGTARILTLSLPNARLWVGEDFSKHDEINTLLSDPARRAAVLYPGEGAASISQWAAECSPQQRTTLILLDGTWKKAYKIWQLSANLQALPCVRLEAALAGNYRIRKSPKASGLSTVEAAYEALSQIEGESNKFQPLLNTFDRMIDFQISQMPPGVYERHYGKS
- the rrtA gene encoding rhombosortase — its product is MSRSLFLSLLAISLLTIFAQLAPVHPFLEWDRQAIASGQWWRILTGNITHTNWPHLAMNLAGLAILTQLFRFHLTTARLVTILFALGIIVGLSLFFTELERYAGLSGILHGLFIWGAWQDIRQHRSGGKLLLAAGFVKVGWDIVTGGSAETASLIQASIAVEAHLAGALGGLALAYTFDKIQSHRSVSQH
- a CDS encoding ComEA family DNA-binding protein; translated protein: MKNSIALLMLASSLVISGTADATDTHEGIEIVVNINTANAEELDKLLLGVGPDKARSIIEYRDQHGEFSTADDLSKVKGIGASTVEKNRDRIQL
- the ppiD gene encoding peptidylprolyl isomerase, which translates into the protein MMERMREGVSSIWVKIILSLIIFSFVFAGVGSYLANSNQPVAAKIDGEEISQRQFEEAYQNERNRMQSQLGDYFSTLMGDPGYVQQFRRSVLDRLVNDALIEQRANTLGLRISDDQVKKAIRAMPEFQRDGQFDNDVYTSVLRRSRFTPDQFAEYMRTNMLRQQLLTAIQGSDFALKNELAQLQQLEQQQREVRSLTLNLETFKKNVEISEEDSQAYYQQHALEFTRPEQVKVSYIELSGNSLKNTMAVSEDELKTYYQDNLVKFSKPEQRHVRHILIQGDDAEAKSKADAILAELKGGADFAAVAQAKSDDTFSAKQGGELDWFERGVMDPAFEEAAFGLKNNGDVSDVVKSSFGYHIIQLEGVKAPTAKPFADVREDLLADLRDQKAAEAFYQQQTKLAETAFEMPDSLDDAAKAVNAKVQKTDFFALNNAQGVLATPAVVQALNTPEVREDGLNSEVIELGPEHVIVVRVDEARPEQLLAFEEVSGQVHEQLAQQRGEAAAEKQADEILAALRQGDINILEQQDLSFSEPQTLNRRGSDPVLTQKAFALAKPEDGKTVYGVTHDQQGNVVIIALDKVTELEVEPAKSNGPMAEQLAQMNAQQDVMALLDVLRADAKVTYPVLDATAQ
- the hupB gene encoding nucleoid-associated protein HU-beta; this encodes MNKTQLVDKIAEGADISKASAGRALDAFIEAVSESLKEGEQVALVGFGTFSVRERAARTGRNPQTGEEIQIAAARVPGFKPGKALKDSVN